The Motilibacter peucedani region GCACTCGAGCAGCGCGGACTGGGTCTTCGGCGACGCGCGGTTGATCTCGTCGCCCACGACGATGTTGGCGAACACCGCTCCGGGCTTGAACTCGAACTCGCGGCGCTCCTGGTTGTAGATCGAGACGCCGGTGATGTCGCTCGGCAGCAGGTCGGGCGTGAACTGGATGCGCGAGACGCTGCAGTCGACAGAGCGGGCGAGCGCCTTGGCGAGCATGGTCTTGCCGACGCCGGGGACGTCCTCGATGAGCAGGTGGCCCTGGGCCAGGAGCACGGCGAGCGCGGTCTTGACGACGTCGTTCTTGCCCTCGATGACGCTCTGCATGGAGGTGCGCACCCGGGCCACCACCGCGGCGAGCTCACCGGGGGAGACCGGCTCGGCCGCGTCGTGCGCCCGGATCGGCTCGGCGTCGCCGTAGTCGGGTCCCAGAGGTGCCACTGCGGTCACGGACGGGTCCTCCTCGATCCTCCACGGGCGGGACCACCCCGGCCGCTGGACGCCTGCACCTGCTCGGAGGCGCCCGTCACCGAGCGCCGCGCTGCGGCGTGTCCGTGGGCCAGCGTACGTGGGGTTGCGCGTGTGCGCGCCCTCTCGTCCACACGCGCCCCGTGCGAGAAAACGCGCCCCGGACGGCGCGCGTGTCGCCCCCGAGGGGAGCGCCAGGGAGTAAAGTGGTGCACCATGGAGCACAGGGGAGCAGACGGGGGCCAGCAGGCGCTCCTGTCACGAGGAGGGGAGGGCGCGTGGAGCCGCTCTTCCTCGGCACGCACACCCCTCGGCTCGACGAGAAGGGCCGGCTGTTCCTCCCGGCCCGCTTCCGCGACGACCTCGCCGACGGCCTCGTGATGACCAAGGGCCAGGACGGCTGCGTCACGGTGTGGCCGGTCGAGCAGTTCCGCCGCGTCGCCGACTCGATGGCGCAGCAGGTCTTCACCGACCGCCAGCGCCGCACGGTCCAGCGGCTGCTGATGGCCGACGCGACCTCCGAGGTGCCCGACCGCCAGGGCCGCATCACCGTGCCGCCCGTGCTGCGGGCGCACGCCGGGCTCGAGCGCGACGTCGCTGTCGTCGGCGCCAACAAGCGCCTCGAGATCTGGGACCTCGCCCGGTGGGAGGCCTTCCAGGCCGAGTCGGCCGACGACTTCGAGCGGCTGGCCGAGGAGGTGCTGCCCGGACTGCTCTGACGACCTCGTGAGGTGCGGCCTCCACCCGCCCGACGAGCCGGGTCCGCCCGGCACTGACGCCACTTCCCCGGTGCCAGTGCCAGGCGACGGCGGTCGGGGGCGGTTGGGGACCGGACCGCACGAGGGACCGGCAGGACCACAGGCAGCACGAGGCGCGCAGCGCCAGGAGCAGCAGGACCGCCGTACGCGGCGGGGCGGGGCACCAGCGGGACCGACGAGAGCAGGAGGTGGAGCGCAGTGGAGGAGCGGGACTGGTCCCACGTGCCCGTGCTCCTCCGGCGCTGCCTGTCCCTGCTGGCCCCCGCGGTCGAGAGCGTCCCCGAGCCGGTCGTCGTCGACGCGACGCTCGGCCTGGGCGGCCACACCGCGGCACTGCTCGAGGCGCACCCGGCGCTGCGGGTCGTCGGCCTCGACCGCGACCCCGAGGCGCTCGAGCGCTCGGGCGCGCGGCTCGCCGGCTACGGCGAGCGGGTCACCGCGGTGCACGCGGTCTACGACGAGGTCGCCGACGTGCTCGACCGGCTCGGCATCGAGCGGGTGCAGGGCGTGCTGTTCGACCTGGGCGTCAGCTCGCTGCAGCTCGACGCCGCACGGCGGGGCTTCGCCTACGCCCAGGACGCGCCGCTCGACATGCGCATGGACCCGACGACCGGCATCACGGCGGCGGACGTGGTGAACACGTACGCGCCGGGCGAGCTGGTGCGCATCCTGCGCGACTTCGGCGAGGAGCGCTTCGCCCGTCGCATCGTCGACGCGATCGTGCGCCAGCGGGCGGTCGCTCCCTTCTCCTCCACCGCGCCGCTCGCCGAGCTGGTGCGCACGGCCGTGCCGGCCGCGACCCGGCGCACCGGCGGCCACCCCGCCAA contains the following coding sequences:
- the rsmH gene encoding 16S rRNA (cytosine(1402)-N(4))-methyltransferase RsmH; this translates as MEERDWSHVPVLLRRCLSLLAPAVESVPEPVVVDATLGLGGHTAALLEAHPALRVVGLDRDPEALERSGARLAGYGERVTAVHAVYDEVADVLDRLGIERVQGVLFDLGVSSLQLDAARRGFAYAQDAPLDMRMDPTTGITAADVVNTYAPGELVRILRDFGEERFARRIVDAIVRQRAVAPFSSTAPLAELVRTAVPAATRRTGGHPAKRAFQALRIEVNGELAALEAALPAAIGSLALGGRLVVLSYHSLEDRMVKRAITARTTVDLPPGLPVVPEGMQPELRSLTRGGAELATDEEVAANPRAASVRLRAAERIREAA
- the mraZ gene encoding division/cell wall cluster transcriptional repressor MraZ, with translation MEPLFLGTHTPRLDEKGRLFLPARFRDDLADGLVMTKGQDGCVTVWPVEQFRRVADSMAQQVFTDRQRRTVQRLLMADATSEVPDRQGRITVPPVLRAHAGLERDVAVVGANKRLEIWDLARWEAFQAESADDFERLAEEVLPGLL